Proteins encoded in a region of the Populus nigra chromosome 3, ddPopNigr1.1, whole genome shotgun sequence genome:
- the LOC133687892 gene encoding transcription factor MYB3R-1-like — MESSDSLISAPVDGLVSEGVPRPKLLHGRTSGPARRSTKGQWTAEEDEILRKAVQRFKGKNWKKIAECFKDRTDVQCLHRWQKVLNPELVKGPWSKEEDEIIIELVNKYGPKKWSTIAQHLPGRIGKQCRERWHNHLNPSINKEAWTQQEELALIRAHQIYGNRWAELTKFLPGRTDNAIKNHWNSSVKKKLDSYLASGLLEQFQAFPLVGHQTLPMSSSSSRLHCSGDDNAQRGGAEAEDISECSQESTIVGCSQSASDLGNAVFHTREEFQLAEESVLRKEQSSSPASCSEQYYIPEMPCELGGSSNFLQQNFSHNTLTSVSSDYQFELQELPNVSSLELRQESSGLPTHCITANESHELVNVPFQTSIGLSAPASMGNITASSVQSDQIFISDDECCRILFSEAANGGIFSSENITEDSSVVDLGGGMDSSLPQSSSTQISETERSASQSYCPPRSAVLGASCSQSFLSGPSLYSADNSTPLVYDREPDQLMVQSFGTHEEQFITSVHDSFIYTNDAINSSCDDGTGNTELQEQPYLKELSKLVPVNAFPSGSDTISSCPADEQPNVHAGGLCYEPPRFPCLDIPFLSCDLIQSGSDMQQEYSPLGIRQLMMSSMNCIAPFRLWDSPSRDGSPDAVLKSAAKTFTGTPSILKKRNRDLLSPLSERRGDKKLEIDMASNLSKDFSRLDVMFDEIETRNRSSLLSPSSDQEKNHESSGEDKENLDPAREGAEENTGNSEDNVKQGVGDSDARSKAHPDAGAQTVKQSSEVPVEENSDDLLFSPNQLGFKADRTFGPSARTPRNFYRKILSTLSEQASASESSSGNPCIIISPTVCMEKNHGSHIVESTSSQPIPSSAPSENMPDNSGNSAGTENFGIFGDTPFKRSFESPSAWKSPWFINSFVPGPRIDTEISIEDIGYFMSPGDRSYDAIALMKQLSEHTAPAYADALEVMGKDTPESILKERRRSNDPDGDLENCSHLVSNVSTECRTLDFSECGTPGKKTENGKSSTAISFSSPSSYLLKSCR, encoded by the exons ATGGAAAGTAGTGACAGTTTAATTTCTGCTCCTGTGGATGGGCTTGTTAGTGAGGGGGTTCCGAGACCCAAGCTTCTTCATGG GAGGACTAGTGGCCCTGCAAGGCGTTCCACAAAGGGGCAATGGACAGCTGAAGAG GATGAGATTCTGCGCAAGGCTGTTCAGCGTTTCAAAGGAAAGAACTGGAAAAAAATTG CTGAGTGTTTCAAGGACAGGACTGATGTACAATGTCTGCATAGGTGGCAGAAGGTCTTGAATCCTGAACTTGTTAAAGGTCCATGGTCAAAGGAG GAGgatgaaataataattgaacTGGTGAACAAATATGGACCAAAGAAGTGGTCCACAATCGCACAGCATTTGCCTGGACGTATTGGAAAGCAGTGCCGGGAAAG GTGGCATAATCATCTTAATCCTTCAATAAACAAAGAGGCATGGACTCAGCAAGAGGAGCTGGCCTTGATTCGTGCACATCAGATTTATGGGAACAGATGGGCAGAGCTGACAAAGTTCTTGCCTGGAAG GACAGACAATGCCATAAAAAATCACTGGAACAGTTCTGTAAAGAAGAAACTGGATTCTTATTTGGCATCAGGTCTGTTAGAACAGTTCCAAGCCTTTCCTCTTGTTGGACATCAAACTCTACCCATGTCCTCGTCTTCCTCAAGGCTGCACTGTTCTGGAGATGATAATGCTCAGAGAGGTGGTGCAGAAGCTGAAGATATATCAGAATGCAGTCAAGAGTCAACTATTGTTGGTTGCTCACAGTCTGCGAGTGACCTGGGTAATGCAGTTTTTCATACTAGAGAAGAATTTCAGTTAGCTGAAGAATCTGTTCTCAGAAAGGAGCAAAGCTCCAGTCCAGCATCTTGTTCAGAACAATATTACATCCCTGAAATGCCTTGTGAATTGGGTGGCTCTTCCAATTTTCTCCAGCAAAATTTCTCTCACAACACTCTGACTTCCGTGAGCAGTGATTATCAATTTGAATTACAGGAGCTACCTAACGTTTCTTCCCTAGAACTAAGGCAGGAATCATCAGGGTTGCCAACTCATTGCATAACTGCTAATGAAAGCCATGAACTGGTGAATGTTCCATTTCAAACTTCTATTGGCCTGAGTGCTCCTGCTTCCATGGGAAATATCACTGCAAGTTCTGTGCAATCAGACCAGATATTCATATCTGATGATGAATGTTGCAGGATTCTATTTTCAGAGGCAGCAAATGGTGGAATTTTTTCCTCTGAAAATATTACAGAAGACTCGAGTGTGGTTGACTTAGGTGGTGGCATGGATTCTTCACTTCCTCAATCATCAAGCACCCAGATATCTGAAACAGAGAGAAGTGCTTCACAGTCATATTGTCCTCCGAGGTCTGCTGTTTTGGGAGCTTCATGCAGTCAATCATTTCTATCTGGTCCTTCACTATATTCTGCTGACAACAGTACACCACTTGTATATGATAGGGAACCCGATCAGTTAATGGTCCAATCATTCGGAACTCATGAAGAACAGTTTATTACAAGCGTACATGACAGCTTTATCTATACCAATGATGCCATCAATTCCTCTTGTGATGATGGTACAGGCAACACAGAGCTGCAAGAGCAACCATATTTGAAGGAACTGTCAAAGCTAGTGCCTGTGAATGCTTTCCCTTCTGGTTCAGATACCATATCATCTTGTCCTGCAGATGAGCAACCAAATGTGCATGCAGGGGGTCTTTGCTATGAACCTCCTCGTTTCCCATGCTTGGATATACCTTTTCTCAGTTGTGATCTCATACAATCTGGAAGTGATATGCAACAAGAGTATAGTCCTCTTGGTATCCGCCAACTAATGATGTCTTCCATGAATTGCATTGCTCCATTTAGGTTATGGGATTCACCATCTCGGGATGGTAGCCCTGATGCTGTTCTGAAAAGTGCTGCCAAGACTTTCACAGGTACACCATCCATCCTGAAGAAACGAAACCGTGATTTATTGTCACCCTTGTCAGAGAGAAGAGGTGACAAAAAGCTTGAGATTGACATGGCATCCAATTTGAGCAAAGATTTTTCACGTTTGGATGTTATGTTTGACGAGATTGAGACTCGCAACAGATCATCTCTGCTGTCTCCATCGTCCGATCAAGAAAAGAACCATGAATCCTCAGGtgaagataaagaaaatttGGACCCTGCTCGTGAAGGTGCAGAAGAAAATACTGGTAATTCCGAGGACAATGTAAAGCAAGGGGTAGGTGATAGTGATGCAAGGTCCAAGGCTCATCCTGATGCTGGTGCTCAAAct GTGAAACAGTCTTCTGAGGTCCCTGTTGAAGAAAACTCCGATGATCTGTTATTTTCTCCTAATCAACTTGGTTTTAAGGCAGACAGAACATTTGGTCCTAGCGCTAGAACTCCCAGGAATTTTTACCGTAAAATTTTGAGCACTTTATCAGAGCAAGCCAGTGCTTCAGAATCATCGTCTGGAAATCCATGCATAATCATTAGTCCTACTGTTTGCATGGAGAAGAATCATGGAAGTCACATAGTTGAAAGCACATCATCACAACCTATTCCTTCATCAGCACCCTCAGAGAATATGCCTGATAATTCTGGGAACAGTGCTGGCACTGAAAATTTTGGCAT ATTTGGTGATACTCCTTTCAAAAGGAGTTTTGAATCCCCTTCGGCATGGAAGTCACCTTGGTTCATTAATTCCTTTGTGCCAGGCCCAAGGATTGATACAGAAATATCCATTGAG GATATTGGTTATTTTATGAGCCCCGGGGACAGAAGTTATGATGCCATTGCATTAATGAAGCAGTTAAGTGAGCACACTGCCCCTGCTTATGCTGATGCCTTGGAGGTTATGGGTAAAGACACTCCGGAGTCCATATTAAAAGAAAGGAGGCGCTCCAATGATCCCGATGGTGACTTAGAGAATTGCTCCCATTTAGTTTCAAATGTTTCG ACCGAATGCCGGACCCTCGACTTTAGTGAATGTGGAACTCCTGGGAAGAAAACAGAAAATGGGAAATCTTCAACGGCCATAAGCTTTTCAAGTCCCTCTTCGTATCTGCTGAAGAGTTGCAGATAG
- the LOC133688033 gene encoding aspartate aminotransferase, cytoplasmic-like, with protein sequence MNPELTSPSSSSDRRISVLARHLVGVEMDPQNDSISAFPTSGSDSNSVFSHVVRGPEDPILGVTVAYNKDPSPVKLNLGVGAYRTEEGKPLVLNVVRKAEQLLVNDRSRVKEYLPITGLAEFNKLSAKLMFGANCPAIQENRVTTVQCLSGTGSLRVGAEFLAKHYHHRTIYIPQPTWGNHPKIFTLAGLSVKTYRYYDPATRGLNFQGLLEDLNSAPSGAIVLLHACAHNPTGVDPTSQQWEQIRKLMRSKGLMPFFDSAYQGFASGSLDADAQPVRMFVADSGELLLAQSYAKNMGLYGERIGALSIVCKTADVAGRVESQLKLVIRPMYSNPPIHGASIVAAILKDRDLYNEWTIELKAMADRIISMRQKLFEALRARGTPGDWSHIVKQIGMFTFTGLNSKQVAFMTKEYHIYMTSDGRISMAGLSSKTVPHLADAMHAAVKRVA encoded by the exons ATGAACCCAGAATTGACATCACCATCTTCTTCTAGTGATCGCAGAATTAGTGTATTAGCAAGACACCTTGTTGGCGTTGAAATGGACCCTCAGAACGACAGCATTTCGGCTTTTCCTACTTCAGGTTCTGACAGCAACTCTGTTTTCTCCCACGTTGTTCGCGGTCCTGAAGACCCCATCCTCGGT GTGACTGTTGCTTATAACAAAGATCCCAGTCCTGTTAAGCTCAATTTGGGTGTTGGCGCTTATAGAACTGAA GAAGGAAAGCCTCTTGTTTTGAATGTAGTGAGAAAAGCTGAGCAGCTGCTTGTTAATGACAG GTCGCGAGTTAAGGAGTATCTTCCTATTACTGGATTGGCAGAATTCAATAAATTGAGTGCTAAGCTTATGTTTGGTGCCAACTG CCCTGCAATTCAAGAGAACAGGGTTACAACAGTTCAATGCTTGTCTGGCACCGGTTCATTGCGTGTTGGAGCTGAATTTCTGGCAAAACACTATCATCAT CGGACAATATACATTCCCCAGCCAACATGGGGAAaccaccctaaaattttcactttgGCAGGGTTATCTGTCAAAACTTACCGCTATTATGATCCAGCAACACGTGGGCTGAATTTCCAAG GCCTCCTGGAAGACCTAAATTCTGCTCCATCTGGAGCTATTGTTCTTCTTCATGCCTGTGCTCATAACCCCACGGGCGTTGATCCAACTTCTCAGCAGTGGGAGCAGATCAGGAAGTTGATGAGGTCAAAAGGGTTGATGCCTTTCTTTGATAGTGCTTATCAG GGTTTTGCAAGCGGAAGTCTGGATGCTGATGCACAGCCTGTTCGCATGTTTGTTGCTGACAGCGGTGAACTTCTTCTAGCTCAGAGTTATGCGAAGAACATGGGGCTATATGGGGAGCGCATTGGTGCTTTGAGCATT GTTTGCAAGACAGCTGATGTTGCAGGTAGGGTTGAAAGCCAGTTGAAACTTGTGATTAGACCCATGTATTCAAACCCACCCATTCATGGTGCATCTATTGTGGCTGCTATTCTAAAGGATAG GGATTTGTACAATGAGTGGACCATTGAGTTGAAGGCTATGGCTGACCGTATAATCAGCATGCGCCAGAAACTCTTTGAAGCCTTGCGTGCTAGAG GGACACCCGGTGACTGGAGTCACATTGTTAAACAAATTGGAATGTTTACATTCACTGGACTGAACTCTAAGCAAGTTGCTTTCATGACTAAAGAGTACCACATCTACATGACTTCAGATGG GCGGATTAGCATGGCTGGTTTGAGCTCAAAGACAGTCCCTCATCTTGCAGATGCTATGCATGCAGCTGTTAAGCGAGTTGCGTAG
- the LOC133688640 gene encoding aspartate aminotransferase, cytoplasmic-like produces MTSRVVRLYVTLDKLFRHSQDNQQQKQEQKLSVSHPMESLSTKETTSKDCNGDSAFENVVRAPDVPVYAVMVAYSKDPSPVKLNLGIGVYRTEDGKPHVLNVVRRVEKLLIDDVSATKEYLPITGMAEFNKLSAQLVFGADSPAMKENRVTTVQCLAGCGSLRTGADFLAKHYHQHTVYLSQPTYGNHPNFFLAAGLTLKTYRYYDPITRGLDFQGMLDDLGSAPSGAIVLFQVCSHNPTGVDPTLHQWEQIRQLVRSKGLLPFFDNAYQGIVSGSLDMDAQSVRMFVTDGGECLVAHSYSKIMGLYGERVGALSIVCKTADVARRVESQLKLVIRPMYSNPPIHGAAIVTAILKDREMFDEWTVELKAMIDRIIHLRQKLFDALRDRGTPGDWSHIMKQVGMYTFSGLNAEQVAFMTKEYHIYMSSDGRINMAGLSAKTVPYLADAIHSAVTGINL; encoded by the exons ATGACGTCCAGGGTGGTTCGTCTATATGTGACACTAGACAAGCTATTCAGACACAGCCAAGACAACCAGCAACAGAAGCAGGAGCAGAAACTCTCAGTCTCTCACCCCATGGAATCTCTGAGTACCAAGGAGACAACAAGCAAGGACTGCAATGGAGACTCTGCGTTTGAAAATGTTGTTAGAGCTCCTGATGTTCCAGTTTATGCG GTCATGGTTGCTTATAGCAAGGACCCTAGCCCAGTTAAGCTGAATTTGGGTATTGGTGTTTACCGGACGGAG GATGGAAAACCTCATGTTTTGAATGTGGTTAGACGAGTAGAGAAGCTACTAATTGATGATGT GTCTGCTACTAAGGAGTATCTCCCTATTACTGGAATGGcagaatttaataaattgagtGCTCAGCTTGTTTTCGGTGCTGACAG CCCAGCTATGAAAGAGAACAGAGTGACTACAGTCCAATGCTTGGCTGGTTGTGGTTCACTGAGGACTGGAGCTGATTTTTTAGCAAAGCATTACCACCAA CACACAGTCTATCTTTCCCAGCCAACATATGGAAACCATCCAAATTTTTTCTTAGCAGCTGGTCTAACTCTGAAAACTTACCGTTACTATGACCCAATAACACGAGGGCTGGACTTCCAAG GAATGCTGGATGACCTTGGTTCTGCACCTTCTGGAGCCATTGTGCTTTTCCAAGTATGCAGTCATAACCCTACTGGTGTTGATCCAACTCTTCATCAGTGGGAGCAGATTAGACAGTTGGTGAGATCAAAAGGACTGCTACCTTTCTTTGATAATGCCTACCAG GGCATTGTAAGCGGAAGTTTGGATATGGATGCGCAGTCTGTTCGAATGTTTGTTACAGATGGTGGTGAATGCCTTGTAGCTCACTCCTATTCAAAGATTATGGGACTCTATGGAGAACGTGTTGGAGCACTTAGCATT GTGTGCAAGACAGCAGATGTGGCGAGGCGGGTTGAGAGCCAGCTGAAACTTGTGATCAGACCTATGTATTCAAACCCACCAATTCATGGGGCAGCCATTGTGACTGCTATATTGAAGGACAG GGAAATGTTTGATGAATGGACTGTTGAGTTGAAGGCAATGATTGATCGTATTATTCACCTGCGCCAGAAACTTTTCGATGCTTTGCGTGATAGAG GTACACCTGGGGACTGGAGCCACATTATGAAGCAGGTTGGGATGTATACTTTCTCAGGATTGAATGCTGAGCAAGTTGCCTTCATGACCAAAGAGTACCATATCTACATGTCATCTGATGG GAGGATCAACATGGCAGGCCTGAGTGCTAAGACTGTCCCCTATCTAGCTGATGCAATTCATTCAGCTGTTACAGGGATCAATTTATAA
- the LOC133688594 gene encoding tetraspanin-18-like isoform X2, giving the protein MGSRFIFTFLGVGIVVCLSTVGGHIIANCISNSTLLFYIVAICCLLSLEATMVVAIFFKTNWGKKISAYTGEKNTCFEMFILIHVKISCAITILILVAQSSVVILAAILWAVGREPRTDFLEVDTSVFIQSFLVPAESPGFAERPGQACRGCGTSLPLGGGNAPRSFLSRFKSLLRRRSQRTYTVY; this is encoded by the exons ATGGGATCAAG GTTTATATTCACATTTTTAGGAGTGGGAATTGTTGTCTGCTTAAGCACTGTCGGTGGTCATATTATAGCTAATTGCATCAGCAATTCTACTCTCCTTTTC TACATTGTTGCCATCTGCTGCCTTCTTTCCCTTGAGGCGACCATGGTCGTCGCGATTTTCTTCAAGACGAACTGGGGAAAG AAAATTTCTGCATACACGGGCGAAAAAAACACATGCTTTGAGATGTTTATATTGATCCATGTAAAGATAAGCTGTGCAATCACGATCTTGATTTTGGTGGCTCAG AGCAGTGTCGTTATACTTGCTGCCATTCTTTGGGCAGTAGGTAGGGAGCCAAGAACTGACTTTCTTGAGGTGGATACCTCGGTTTTTATTCAATCCTTTCTGGTGCCAGCAGAATCACCTGGATTTGCAGAGAGACCAGGACAAGCTTGCAGAGGATGTGGGACCAGTTTACCTCTAGGAGGAGGAAATGCACCAAGAAGCTTTTTGTCACGTTTTAAGAGCTTACTCAGAAGGAGATCTCAGAGAACATACACAGTTTATTAA
- the LOC133688594 gene encoding tetraspanin-19-like isoform X1, which yields MTKCARCCLRNSIRIVNLMMLLCGTGIIIYSLWLEKKWDQGIAKFPHRQSPLTPWFIFTFLGVGIVVCLSTVGGHIIANCISNSTLLFYIVAICCLLSLEATMVVAIFFKTNWGKKISAYTGEKNTCFEMFILIHVKISCAITILILVAQSSVVILAAILWAVGREPRTDFLEVDTSVFIQSFLVPAESPGFAERPGQACRGCGTSLPLGGGNAPRSFLSRFKSLLRRRSQRTYTVY from the exons ATGACAAAGTGTGCAAGGTGTTGCTTGCGCAACTCAATCAGGATAGTCAACCTGATGATGCTCTTGTGTGGGACTGGAATCATCATATATTCACTTTGGCTGGAAAAGAAATGGGATCAAGGTATTGCTAAGTTCCCTCATAGGCAATCTCCTCTAACACCATG GTTTATATTCACATTTTTAGGAGTGGGAATTGTTGTCTGCTTAAGCACTGTCGGTGGTCATATTATAGCTAATTGCATCAGCAATTCTACTCTCCTTTTC TACATTGTTGCCATCTGCTGCCTTCTTTCCCTTGAGGCGACCATGGTCGTCGCGATTTTCTTCAAGACGAACTGGGGAAAG AAAATTTCTGCATACACGGGCGAAAAAAACACATGCTTTGAGATGTTTATATTGATCCATGTAAAGATAAGCTGTGCAATCACGATCTTGATTTTGGTGGCTCAG AGCAGTGTCGTTATACTTGCTGCCATTCTTTGGGCAGTAGGTAGGGAGCCAAGAACTGACTTTCTTGAGGTGGATACCTCGGTTTTTATTCAATCCTTTCTGGTGCCAGCAGAATCACCTGGATTTGCAGAGAGACCAGGACAAGCTTGCAGAGGATGTGGGACCAGTTTACCTCTAGGAGGAGGAAATGCACCAAGAAGCTTTTTGTCACGTTTTAAGAGCTTACTCAGAAGGAGATCTCAGAGAACATACACAGTTTATTAA
- the LOC133687784 gene encoding uncharacterized protein LOC133687784, which produces MAASYDYEDAPSRHDEETGPQGYDPNFVPDSVKSFVTHLYRHIREKNVYEIHQMYETSFQTLSDHLFKDTPWPSVDAVANYVDNDHVFCLLYREMWFRHLYARLSPTLKQRIDSWDNYCGLFQVVLHGVVNMQLPNQWLWDMVDEFVYQFQSFCQYRAKMKNKTEQEIALLRQFDPAWNVYGVLNFLQALVEKSSIIQILEQEKEGIEQFTATDGYDYSGGSNVLKVLGYFSMVGLLRVHCLLGDYHTGLKCLLPIDISQQGVYTSVIGSHIATIYHYGFANLMLRRYVDAIREFNKILLYIYKTKQYHQKSPQYEQILKKNEQMYALLAICLSLCPQVKLVDETVNAQLREKYGEKMARMQRYDDEAFSIYDELFSYACPKFITPSAPSFEEPLVNYNQDAYRLQLKLFLYEVKQQQLLSGVRTFLKVYSTISLGKLANYMEVDEPTLRTILMTYKHKTHAVDSEGKIISNADVDFYIDEDMIHVVDTKPVKRYGDYFLRQIVKFEGVINDMDRIKLE; this is translated from the exons ATGGCAGCATCGTACGACTACGAAGACGCTCCTAGTAGACACGATGAAGAAACTGGTCCACAAGGTTACGATCCAAACTTCGTCCCGGACTCCGTCAAGTCCTTCGTAACACACTTATACAGACACATACGAGAGAAAAATGTGTACGAGATTCACCAGATGTATGAAACCTCTTTCCAAACACTCTCCGACCATCTCTTCAAAGACACTCCTTGGCCTTCAGTCGACGCGGTCGCAAATTATGTCGACAATGATCATGTTTTTTGCTTGCTTTATCGTGAGATGTGGTTTAGGCATCTGTATGCAAGACTTTCGCCTACTCTTAAACAGCGGATTGATAGTTGGGATAATTATTGTGGTCTTTTTCAg GTGGTGTTGCATGGAGTGGTGAACATGCAATTGCCGAATCAGTGGTTATGGGATATGGTGGATGAGTTTGTTTATCAGTTTCAGAGTTTTTGTCAGTATAGAGCTAAGATGAAGAACAAGACTGAGCAAGAGATTGCCCTTTTGAGGCAATTTGATCCG GCTTGGAATGTGTATGGAGTGCTGAACTTCTTGCAAGCACTGGTGGAGAAGTCGAGTATCATTCAGATACTGGAGCAGGAGAAGGAAGGTATTGAACAATTCACTGCTACTGATGGGTATGATTATAGTGGTGGCAGTAATGTCTTGAAGGTTTTGGGGTATTTCAGTATGGTTGGTTTGCTGCGAGTTCATTGCCTCCTGGGTGACTATCATACTGGCCTGAAGTGCTTGCTTCCCATTGACATAAGTCAACAGGGTGTCTATACCAGTGTCATAGGAAGCCACATTGCTACAATATACCATTATGGTTTTGCCAATCTTATGTTGAGGAG gtATGTGGATGCTATTCGTGAATTCAATAAAATTCTCCTGTACATATACAAGACTAAGCAGTATCATCAGAAATCTCCACAGTATGAGCAGATATTAAAGAAGAATGAGCAGATGTATGCTTTGCTGGCAATTTGTCTGTCACTTTGCCCACAAGTGAAGCTTGTGGATGAGACAGTCAATGCACAATTAAGGGAGAAGTATGGTGAAAAGATGGCTAGAATGCAAAGATATGATGATGAGGCATTTTCTATCTACGATGAACTCTTCTCTTATGCATGCCCTAAGTTCATTACACCCTCAGCTCCAAGTTTTGAAGAACCACTTGTAAACTACAACCAG GATGCTTACAGACTGCAACTGAAACTGTTTCTTTATGAAGTAAAACAGCAACAATTGTTGTCAGGTGTTCGAACCTTCCTAAAAGTGTATTCTACTATATCCCTTGGGAAGCTTGCTAATTACATGGAAGTGGATGAACCTACTTTAAG GACTATCCTGATGACATACAAGCACAAGACTCACGCTGTTGATTCCGAGGGAAAGATTATATCTAATGCTGATGTGGATTTCTACATCGATGAG GACATGATTCATGTTGTTGACACCAAACCAGTGAAGCGATATGGTGATTACTTTTTGCGGCAAATTGTCAAG TTTGAAGGGGTGATAAATGACATGGATCGGATAAAGCTGGAATGA